In Heteronotia binoei isolate CCM8104 ecotype False Entrance Well chromosome 5, APGP_CSIRO_Hbin_v1, whole genome shotgun sequence, the DNA window gcaaagtaatgcacattggggccaagaatcccagctacaaatacaagttgatggggtgtgaactggcagagacagaccaagagagagatcttggggtcatggtagataattcactgaaaatgtcaagacagtgtgcgtttgcaataaaaaaggccaacgccatgctgggaattattaggaagggaattgaaaacaaatcagccagtatcataatgcctctgtataaatcgatggtgcggtctcatttggagtactgtgtgcagttctggtcgccgcacctcaaaaaggatattatagcattggagaaagttcagaaaagggcaactaaaatgattaaagggctggaacaccttccctatgaagaaaggttgaaacgcttagggctctttagcttggagaaacgtcgactgaggggtgacatgatagaagtttacaagataatgcatgggatggagaaagtagagaaagaagtacttttctccctttctcacaatacaagaactcgtgggcattcgatgaaattgctgagcagacaggttaaaacggataaaaggaagtactttttcacccaaagggtgattaacatgtggaattcactgccacaggaggtggtggcgtccacaagcatagccaccttcaagaaggggttagataaaaatatggagcagaggtccatcagtggctattagccacagtgtgtgtgtgtgtgtatatatatatatatatatatttggccgctgtgtgacacagaatgttggactggatgggccattggcctgatctaacatggcttctcttatgttcttatgttcttatgtatcttTCACCTCATTTCTTCCaaccccaccaccccatcccTCTCCCCGGAAACCTAATCACAAAGGTTCATTGGAAGGCCCAGGCACCCAGAGAATGGCATTTCTGAGCCTTTCGTCTGATCGAGCCAAGATGCTGTCACAGTTTTGAGCTCTGAAGTTCACAGGATAAGTCTCAGgttatgaaggaggaggaggagaagatgatgatgatggtgatgatgatgatgaagatattggaaaaGACTGAGTTTGAGTCTCAGattggctcataatctcctttaacttcctcccctacatcagacaccctgtgaggtgggtggggccgagagggctctgacagaagctgccctttcaaggacaatctctgccagagttatggctgacccaaggccattccagcaggtacaagtggaggagtggagaatcaaacccgattctcccagataagagtccgcacacttaaccactacaccgcactggctcagtacaccaaactggaaatgtGTTGGCAGtgattataccccacccctccctgAGGCTTCTCCTTACCTCTCCCTCAAGTTTACTCAAAATTGTTACACATTTTTTAAAGTATATCCAGGACAAGGTTTCACAGCCTTGGGCACAGGGGTGCATGAAGCAGGATTTGAACAAACAAAGAAAATATGAAGTCTCTCCTAACACCCTTTATTCCAACATTCTCTCCctcacaggcagtgaagagacggTGCTGAGCctttgtggaggagtggaaacggctgctgcccctgcagtccAGGTAGGGAAGATGAGCGGGGGACGGCCTgagttcccccctcttcctcaggggggcttttgctcctgcagttgctGCTCATGTGTCTGAGCGAGAGGGGCTCTGAAGGCCGCTCCCTTTACCCCCCTGGCAAGTTCTCCATCCTgcaccaccccagaatgcccctgTCCAGAGTACAGTCTTGACTGGGACAATGTCTGatgaggaaacctgttttttctttcagggtcctttttccttcgaggaggtggctgtgtttttcaccgaggctgagtgggccctgctggatccagaccaaagagatctctacagggaagtcatgctggagaactacgggaatgtggcctctctgggtaaggatctttcaaaggtgcgaattgctgccattgtgatgaTGTGTGAATCAAGATATGGGAAAGCAATAGGTCCTTGTGAGGCTTGGTCCTGTACTCCCCCCCtctggaggactccaggagctgaGTGGGCTCTGAGATCCGCCGACACACCAGGCTGGTCCAGGGGCCACTGTGGTCAATGTCGTGGCCAGCAGGAGAGGCAGGGTGGGTGCAGTGACCTGAGGTGAAGACAGACAAAGGCCTCGTTtcactcttcctcctcttttctctGTCCCAAAGAAAGCAGGGATATACAAAAGACTGCAGTGAAATCCTAACTTCTCCCCCTAGCCAGCAGACCCCTGTTATGGGAGTCTGAAGATCAGCTCTTCATCTCTCTCATCACACAAAGAAGGAAACTCTCTGTCACGGGACTAGACATTATGATCACTTTGatcatcaaagaagaagaagaagacaatattggatttatatcctgccgtataCTTTgaatcagagtggtcacaatctcctttagctcccCTCACCcactgcaacagacaccctgtgaggtgggtgcggctgagagagctctcccagaagctgccctttcaaggacaactcctacgagagctacagctgacccaaggccattccagcaggtgcaagtggaggagtggggaatcaaacccagctataccagataagagtccgcacacttaaccactacaccaaactgcaggtCTAAAGACCTTCATGGCAAGGCAAATGGGAAGCACAGAGGAAAATATCTTTGCCATCTTTTCCCTTCAAGTACATTTAGagagttttggggaggggagggatagtcAGAATGTAGGAAAAGCTCTACAGGAGGGGTGGGCAGGGAAAGGTTGTCACCAGCAGTTCAGGAGTCAAAAATTGCTTAGTCATGAGTTAGGAGTTTGTAGTAGGTGCCTTGGCTCCTTGTGTGAGTTGCGATTTGACTTCCCTCTTTATTGCAGCAGGAGATGTTGAAGAGCCAGTTGGGGAATTTCATGGGTTCCCACTGGAAAAAGCCAAGACTGAACAAGCTGAAGGAAACTTCGAGAACAGAGATGAACCacagaggcaggaaggaaaacgTATAGCGAAAAGGGGAGTTAAGACCATTCCTTGCCAAGGAAGCAGCTTCCATGAAATCCCAGTCTCCAGCCGTCACCAACGGACTCCTTCGGGAGTGAAGCCATTCATCTGTTCCAAGAATGGAATGACATTCTCCGGTCGAAACAAGGGAAATGCATGTTTCCTGAACCACAGTATAACGAAGACATGTAAATGTCATtattgtggaaagtacttcagatacagaACACAGCTTTTGGTACACCAAAGAATACACACAGCACAGAAGCATGTTGAattctcagagtgtggaaagaagcTTAGTATGAATTCCAGTCTACAAAAGCcacaaagaacccacacagggaagaagacttttcaatgctcagagtgtggaaagacattcagtgtGGGTTCCCGTCTTcagcagcatctaagaacccatacaggagagaaaccttttgaatgctcagagtgtggaaaggcaTTCAGCatgagttccaatcttcagcagcatctaagaacccacacaggagagaaaccttttcaatgctcaaaatgtggaaagacattcagtacGAGTTCCGGTCTTcagcagcatctaagaacccacacaggggagaaaccttttgaatgctcagagtgcggaaagagattcagtcgaggTAGCCATCTTCAAGTGCATCAAAGagctcacacaggggagaaaccatttgaatgctcagagtgtggacagAGATTTAGGGAGAGTGACAGTCTTCAGAAGCATtttagaacccacacaggggagaaaccttttgaatgctcaaagtgtggaaagagattcatttcaAATCGCAATCTTCAAGAGCATATCAgaaaccacacaggggagaaaccttttgaatgctcggagtgtggaaagagattcagtcatcgTGGCAGTTTTCggtatcatcaaagaacccacacaggggagaaaccttttgaatgctcagagtgcggaaagagattcagtcatcgTGGCAGTTTTCggtatcatcaaagaacccacacaggggagaaaccttttgaatgctcagagtgcggaaagagattcattcatcGTGGCAGTCTTCggtatcatcaaagaacccacacaggggagaaaccttttgaatgctcagagtgtggactgagatttggtgagagggggactcttcaacagcatcagagaacccacacaggggagaaaccttttgaatgctcagagtgcgggaagagattcagtcagcgtGGTGGTCTTCAgagtcatcaaagaacccacacaggggagaaaccgtatgaatgctcagagtgtggaaagagatttagtgtccgtggcaatcttcaactgcatcaactaacccacacaggggagaaaccttttgaatgctcagagtgtggactgAGATTTGGTGAGAGGgggaatcttcaacagcatcagagaacccacacaggggagaaaccttttgaatgctcagagtgcggaaagagattcagtcagcgtGGCGGTCTTCAGagtcatcaaagaatccacacaggggagaaaccttttgaatgcttagagtgtggaaagagattcagtgtgaaTTCCAGTctccaaaagcatcagagaacccacacaggggagaaaccatttgaatgctcagagtgtggaaagagattcattcacaGCGGCCATCTTCAACGACATCAAAGAGTCCACACagggagaaaccatatgaatgctcagagtgtggaaagagatttagtgtcCGTGGCAATCTTCAATTGCATCAagtaacccacacaggggagaaactttttgtatgctcagagtgtggaaagagattcagtctgaaatacagtcttcaaaagcatctaagaacccacacaagggagaaacgttttgaatgctcagagtgtggaaagagatttagtgtgAATTCCAGGcttcagtatcatcaaagaacccacacaggggagaaactacTTAAGGCAGcactgtaaggaaaagccccctacttttcatacatatggacatcgtgataaccagtatggttgccagggtgcctggagttctgactcgcacacatctgctctaagaagtggactttgcccacagtttctaaggcttatgtggatactataagcctcagctttgcagcagcattctacatctctggatgggtgttagccagaactacagacgtgcttccagctactccttgtgtgcccagtcttggccaccacagtaaaagaagccatgccaccatgaactgtacaagcaaacagtttccagcctgttcccctgaaccaaaggctaacaccaccagaatccatcttgttttcctgacttcatATCCAACCGttgcttcaacttttgcataaggcaatcaagcttatccaggcatggatcctgccagaccactcaagcctttgtctaacgaaacccaggacaaagactggtgccggGTAGAAGACTAacgaagaggaagaccatcttcagccaaaagccaagttccattgtatGAGCTGGGTgctacctaggccagcatttgattctctattgtcaccttttcagataagcccatctaatcttaagtgttccccacccagtaatcacttctgttcttcttcccaactgtcactttggagcctgccccacggcctgtttcaatctgaaagttctttcaggtacacaggacccaggcaagttcattggtcaagagcaggtacccaattgggtgccaccaaggaactttctattggctctgcaatagtccagccctcctgatcactgcagagcctcccccttctcctccctcatacctcccagctcctgagggtctaaggtagcctatttaacctgtgacccaactccactcatgtgtgcatctagcagtaccccagttccgctgtctagatccatccccaattctggccacagttttgggtccatttcccccgtcctcttatgtcgccattgtgAGAGAGGGGCCTCTTCTTTATCTCTAGTCTAAGGAAAGGAACGTGTTAGAGCTGGCGAAAATCTGTGCAAGAAGATCTGTACCAGGAGCTGAGAAAGAAGGTGAAGGGTTGGTATGTAGAAAAATAAGATAAGGGGAAAACGGGAGGGGGGAAACTTACTCATGGCTTGGGGCATGCGCGTTACCGTTAGGATAGATTGTGAGGAGATCAGCCAATTGGAGGGTCTCACAGGGCTTTAGGCAAAGGCTGTATAACAGCTGTGCTGCGTCACAGCCACTAGAGTCGGTGGGTGGATTTTTCTCTGCCCTCGGCTCTCCATGCATTGCAATCCATGCTTTTAATAAACGATCCTTGCTGGAACCAAGAGTGTTAGAGTGGTCATTGGTTCGAGTCCAGAGACAGACTCTACACGTGTCaatttggtggcagcggtgggatatgCGTCACTCTAAAGGGGGTCCCGGCAGTGGGAGGGAAGACCCTCTTGGGCCCACGGACTTTTTGTCCATATTGAGGTTTCTTCCTTCTGACTGCTGTCCGGCCACCCAAGGGTGACAAGAACTGTTGCGGGTCCTTCAATGATCAACGGAACGGGACGACTCTACTGACGACGGAAAGTTGGTGAGTTGAAATGGTTAAACTAGACACCATGGGAAACCAGGGGTCTAAGGATAAGGGGCGCAGGGGAGACGTCCCCAAGGAACAAGGGCAGGAAAATGGGCAGCCGGCAGTACGGGAGCGCCAGCGGAAGGTGGGGTTCCCGGTGGGAAGCCCCTTGTCCGCCTATTAAAAGTTTGAGATAGATTTAAAGACTATGGGGTAACTAAGGAACAACTGGTGAAGAAGTGTGTTATTCAATGGCCTCTTTTAGATCTCCCATTTGGGCATCGCTGGCCATggtgaggaaattattttgaacATGAAGCAATATTGGCTACGGTTGGTGCCGCGCCTGGAGGCACCCCTAaatttgtattgtgagaaggttTGAGTGGAGTTTTTAGCGGCTGCTGCAATGATGGCGGTTGCTGTTGCACCTGAGGAGGAAGACGCTCCTCCGTGGAATTCTAATGGTTATTTAGCGGGGCCCCTACGGCTCCACGGGAGTGGAACAGCCGGAACAGGGAGGGGACAACGTATTTATGGAGAGGTCTAGGACCGAATGCAGGAATGGGGGGagcaggaggaaggaacaagATTTGGAACAAGGGGGGAGATGATTGAGAGGGTACGTGTGAGTTTTCATAAGGCTTTTGGGAAACCACGGGGGGGAAGTGACCCACCCTTCCAATTTCTTGAGGGATTGAAGGTCGTACCGGGGTTGACTCCTGATATGGAGGGGGGCGTACAGTATTGAAGTTCTACCTTGTGGAACAGAGTAACCCAGAAAGAAATTACAGAAATTGGAGGGTTGTTGACGGAGCCCTGACTGGACTAATGGTAGAGGCATGGGAAGTTATTGCAAGGAGGGAGGCTGAGAAGGAAACGAAGATCGTTAAGTTGATGGGGTGGATGGAAAGGAAGGGGCAGAGACAGGACGAGAGAAGAGGAGGGGGTGAATCGTGAAGGGGAGCAAGGAGTGGAGGATGTATGCAAATGTTGTATCAGAAGGAATGTTGGGGATGGGGAAATGTGAAACTCTGAAAAGGGCTATGAGAACAAATGTTAGAAAATGAACGAAGGTACTCCCCCTATCCCCTTTAAATGTTTTGTGGAGGGAGATGCCTGGTACAGCAGGAGGTAATTTGTTTTTGAAAAAGACGTGTATGTGAGAAAATGTGTGCTGGCGCCTGTCTTCTCCTTCTAAGTCTCATAGGGAGCAAGGACAGATGCACCCCACTCCGCCACTAGAAGTCCCAGTGCACAAGTGGTGGAAGGAGGAAACCTTTcaactaaattgggagggaccTTTTCAAACCCTCCTGATCACAGGAATGGCCGTGAGAGCTGCAGAGAGGTTGGACGCACCACACTCGCACAGGGGAGGGGCAGAACCTAAGGAGCTGGAAGAGCCAGATGGTGGATGGAGAACCCCTCCGATTGCGAATAACTAATGTGGGAGCTGACCAATCCAGACAATCTGGAGAAGACCTCAGCACAATGTTTCCTGGCCGTATTTCAGCTTGGCCTGATAAGCTCATTATACAAGGGCTAACTTTGtggcatttctttttcttccctttaaCTTTCTGATTCTATTGCAGGACGGCCTCTGGGGCGAGTCcaaaggggctggagggagtggaTTGTTTGTAAAGGGGACGAAGAGGAGGGGAATTGTACATTCTTAGCCCCAGAAGGAATATGGGGGGAGAAGGGAGCTCAGGAGGATTGTTGGGACTCTTGTGGGTGATTATTTTTCCCCCTACAGTATTAGGAggctgggaaaaaaacatgtggCATCGATCAATGAATGAAATAGCCAAAGAAGTTACCCTAACTACATGCTGGACTTGTGCTCACCCACCAGCGTCAGGAGCAAGTGGGTAGCCGATGATAGTTTCAGCCATTTTATCTCTGCAAGGTTGGAATGCAACAAAAGTATATGGGGCTTTGAATGGGTCTATGATTCTGCACAATAGAGGGGGGACATCCAAGGACAATGATCAATTTATTCTGACCCGACATCAATTTTGGCCTAGGGCCCCCATATGTTTGCAATGGTATGAATTACCCAAAACCCATCATTTTAGTGGGGGAAGTTCAAAAGTAAAGACAGCAATTGTAGGGGACTATCCAGACTGTGAGGTGATTGTAAAGGTTGGGTCGTATAAAGGGGCTCATCAAAATGTGGGGAGTTGGTCTACGCCATTTAAAAGAACAAATGCATCACGATTAAGTAAGGACCAGACGGTAATGCTATATGAATCAAATAGGGGGTCACAACTATTTTATGGAGCACAGGACTTAATACATAACAATGCAGGGTTCTTTCTGTATGGGTTACCAGAAGGGATACTGTGGGTTTGTGGGAATTGGACAGGTAAGGTATTACCCAGGGTATGGAATGGGACTTGTACGGTGGGAACAGTAGCCCCAGGAGGGATAAGCTTTCATGAGAAAGATCAAAGCAAGGACACATGGGGCCCTCACATGAGGTGGCATAGAAGGAAAAGAGTATACAGTGACGACATGGGGTATGATCCGGATGATAATTATTTAATAACTAAAGAAAAAGGGACGGCTGTAGTGTTTCCCCGGGTGGGGGTGCACTGGAACATAGAAGCCATAAGGAAGTTAAGCTATACAGTAGAAAAACTGGCAAACACTATGGCTGGAACAGTCAAGACCTTACAAGCAGAAATAGAGTCTTTAGGAGGAGAATTATATCAACATCGTTTCGCTCTGGATTACTTATTAAGTTCCCAGGGAGGATTATGCATATGGTTAAATACAACCTGCTGCCATTGGATCAATGAGTCAGGGAAGATAGAAACGGGCGTGAGAGTGTTACAACAGATAGGGACGCAAGTTGGGGAATTGTACAGCTCGGGAGGAGCAGATTGGTGGGGGTGGTTGACAGGGTGGCTGCCGAATTTGAGCAGGGTTAAAGGATTGTTCATGATTTTTATTTTGATAATATGTATTGGAGTGCTTGTGTGCTGCTGTATATATTGCTTACCTGTATGTGCAGGGATCATAAGGAGCTGGAAACCAAAATAAAAAACCACAGTTATGATGCTGCAAGAAGCACCCCCAATAGAGTATATTATCATTGATTTAGACTAGAGAAAAATGCTAAAATAAAAAGAGGAGGTATTGAGAGAGGGGCCTCTTGTTTATCTCTAGTCTAAGGAAAGGAACGTGTTAGAGCTGGCGAAAATCTGTGCAAGAAGATCTGTACCAGGAGCTGAGAAAGGAGGTGAAGGGTTGGTATGTAGAAAAATAAGATAAGGGGAAAACGGGAGGGGGGAAACTTACTCATGGCTTGGGGCATGCGCGTTACCGTTAGGATAGATTGTGAGGAGATCAGCCAATTGGAGGGTCTCACAGGGCGTTAGGCTTTAGGCAAAGGCTATATAACAGCTGCGCTGCATCACAGCCGCTAGAGTCGGTGGGTGGATTTTTCTCTACCCTCGGCTCTCCGTGCATTCCAATCCATGCTTTTAATAAACGATCCTTGCTGGACCCAAGAGTGTTAGAGTGGTCATTGGTTCGAGTCCAGAGACAGACTCTACACGTGtcaattggagccttccttgaagactacgataggtaaatatcaccctgtttgtctacccatgtgttgtctctatctctctctatatatttcctaggactgtgtgtatgattgtatgtgtatttttatcttgtatggaagacgatacttttcttaataaattataattggttttactaaattagagtccttaatATTtcaagcatcactctctggttggttggatcttgtatacattgggaaaagatcccgagtgagccaggtgcccacctgactaattccccaacctcgttttgagggcatttcggcttacagcgCAGCTACAAGCCTGCTTCAGCGTGCAGACTCCATTTTGTGGCCCCATGGGTCGGCATGGGATGGCAGagggtggggctggggctgatAATTGTAGttagacctcattttgggcaggagctcacaggagcagagctcgggaacctctaaattttattgtgctctttctttcttatactccccccccccaacttgcttctgggctccactgttcaagccccctgtgagaattttgttgaaaatttaacaaactttctaatatttttccccaccaaaaaatggggaaatcacCCAAGCAGAAAAAATCAGAacgatggaaatcttcatcatgccactgtggctgtaTTGGAGAAAGTAAtgcaaaaagtatgatgggaatcaggttttattatgacaattctaattcaagaagcattttaaggtagatgctgagctgatataatttagtacaccttccggggatgtcaggggtgtgtggcatacgcaaatgagttgtgataataagctccggcacctctttttctacgaaatgacctctGCTTGTAGTGCTGTGTCCCGGCCAGAGGGGGCAGAGCAGGGACAAGCCAGGGGTataagtggccaaatttgcggatgacactaaattgttcagggtggtgagaaccagagaggattgtgaggaactccaaagggatctgttgaggctgggtgagtgggcgtcaacgtggcagatgcggttcaatgtggccaagtgcaaagtaatgcacattggggccaagaatcccagctacaaatacaagttgatggggtgtgaactggcagagactgaccaatagagagatcttggggtcgtggtagataactcactgaaaatgtcaagacagtgtgcgtctgcaataaaaaaggccaacgccgtgctgggaattattaggaagggaattgaaaacaaatcagccagtatcataatgcccctgtataaatcgatggtgcggtctcatttggagtactgtctgcagttctggtcgccgcacctcaaaaaggatattatagcattggagaaagtccagaaaagggcaactagaatgattaaagggctggagcactttccctatgaagaaaggttgaaacgcttagggctctttagcttggagaaacggcgactgcggggtgacatgatagaggtttacaagataatgcatgggatggagaaagaagagaaagaagtacttttctccctttctcacaatacaagaactcatgggcattcgatgaaattgctgagcagacaggttaaaacggataaaaggaagtacttcttcacccaaagggtgattaacatgtggaattcactgccacaggaggtggtggcgtccacaagcatagccaccttcaagaaggggttagataaaaatatggagcagaggtccatcagtggctattagccacagtgtgcgtgtgtgtgtgtgtgtgtgtatatatatatatatatatatatatatatatatatatatatatatatatatatatatttggccgctgtgtgacacagaatgttggactggatgggccattggcctgatctaacatggtttctcttatgttcttatgttcttatggcctctGTAAATTCTTGTGCCCCTTCAGTCACAGCCACTTCCTCTCCTCTGCCGCCCTTGGACTCAACGGGGCTCGCCAACCCCAGGAGGGGTGAGCAGACATGGCTCTGCCCGGATGGAAGGTGAAAAGCAGTGaagttgttgttcaatcgcacagtcgagtccgactctttgcggccccctggaccaagtcacaccaggccctcctgtcttccaccatcctccgaagtctgctcaaattcgtgtttgtaacatcagcaacgctgtccagccagctcctcttttgccgtccccttcttctttggccttctgtctttcccagcatcagggcttTCTCCAgagagggctcccttctcattgggtggccaaaggatctgagcttcagcatctgaccttccagagaacagtcagggttgatttcccttaggactgactgactggatcttcttgcagtccaagggactctccagagtcttctccagcaccacagctcaaaagcatctcttcttctgcgctcggatttccttatggtccagatcTCACAGCCATAAGCAGTGAAGAGCACTCATCAAATGTGGGTTTAATGGTTTCtttggcttcctcccacctccctccctccaacacctGGGAGGCTTGGCCCTGATGACGCTTCCAGGTGAGTCTATCCAGGTGAGTGAGAGAGCCAGCCAGTCGTGCCCCGCCAGCTGTCCTCTAGAGGCGCATCGCCTATTGACAGTTTGCAGGCACTGCAGGTTCTGGGAAGCAAGTAATCAAGGTCCAGAGCTGGAGAAATGGGGGTGTCTCTGCTTCAGAATGGCTCATTGGAGCGTCGCTGCGCTGGCATCTCTACTTTCCATCTGCCAGGCCCTAGGTACAGTTGGTCACCCTTGAATCCTCTCTTGCTGGCGTGTTCCTTGTGAATCATTCATTGCCCACTTTCACAAGGCTT includes these proteins:
- the LOC132571371 gene encoding gastrula zinc finger protein XlCGF26.1-like, producing MEVEFSEEGSPLEEEQKAQAQERAQEDLSHAGDVEEPVGEFHGFPLEKAKTEQAEGNFENRDEPQRQEGKRIAKRGVKTIPCQGSSFHEIPVSSRHQRTPSGVKPFICSKNGMTFSGRNKGNACFLNHSITKTCKCHYCGKYFRYRTQLLVHQRIHTAQKHVEFSECGKKLSMNSSLQKPQRTHTGKKTFQCSECGKTFSVGSRLQQHLRTHTGEKPFECSECGKAFSMSSNLQQHLRTHTGEKPFQCSKCGKTFSTSSGLQQHLRTHTGEKPFECSECGKRFSRGSHLQVHQRAHTGEKPFECSECGQRFRESDSLQKHFRTHTGEKPFECSKCGKRFISNRNLQEHIRNHTGEKPFECSECGKRFSHRGSFRYHQRTHTGEKPFECSECGKRFSHRGSFRYHQRTHTGEKPFECSECGKRFIHRGSLRYHQRTHTGEKPFECSECGLRFGERGTLQQHQRTHTGEKPFECSECGKRFSQRGGLQSHQRTHTGEKPYECSECGKRFSVRGNLQLHQLTHTGEKPFECSECGLRFGERGNLQQHQRTHTGEKPFECSECGKRFSQRGGLQSHQRIHTGEKPFECLECGKRFSVNSSLQKHQRTHTGEKPFECSECGKRFIHSGHLQRHQRVHTGRNHMNAQSVERDLVSVAIFNCIK